A portion of the Simkania negevensis Z genome contains these proteins:
- a CDS encoding pyruvate dehydrogenase complex E1 component subunit beta translates to MQEVEMREALRQAIDEEMERDPMVYLMGEEVAEYNGAYKVSKGLLDKWGSERIIDTPIAENGFTGLSIGAAMTGLRPIVEFMSFNFSFVAADQLISNACKMYYMSGGRFSVPIVFRGPNGAAAQVSCQHSHCVEAIYGNLPGFIIIAPSNPYDAKGLLKSAIRCNNPVIFLENELDYGMKMQIPTKEYLVPIGKAQVIREGKDITVVSHSRMLSHCREAASELAKKGIQVELIDLRTIKPLDLPTIAASVKKTHFCVLVEEGHIFTGISAEVGFQIQEHCFDFLDAPIHRVCQRETPLPYAKNLEHATQPNKERILDAILQTLHLRS, encoded by the coding sequence ATGCAAGAAGTCGAAATGCGTGAAGCCTTAAGGCAGGCCATCGATGAAGAAATGGAGCGAGATCCCATGGTTTATCTCATGGGTGAAGAAGTCGCAGAATACAATGGAGCCTACAAAGTTTCAAAAGGCCTTCTCGATAAGTGGGGATCTGAGCGGATCATCGACACCCCAATTGCTGAAAATGGTTTTACAGGACTTAGCATCGGCGCTGCCATGACAGGTTTGAGACCTATCGTTGAATTCATGAGCTTTAACTTTTCCTTTGTCGCAGCCGATCAGCTCATTTCCAATGCGTGCAAAATGTATTATATGTCTGGTGGGCGTTTTTCAGTTCCCATTGTTTTCCGTGGTCCTAATGGTGCAGCCGCTCAAGTTTCATGCCAACACTCTCATTGCGTTGAAGCGATTTATGGAAACCTTCCAGGCTTTATCATTATAGCTCCTTCGAATCCGTATGACGCGAAGGGACTGCTCAAGTCGGCCATTCGCTGTAATAACCCGGTGATTTTTCTAGAAAATGAGCTAGATTACGGAATGAAAATGCAAATTCCAACAAAAGAGTATCTTGTTCCCATCGGAAAAGCCCAGGTTATCCGTGAAGGGAAAGACATCACGGTTGTTTCGCACAGTCGGATGCTTTCTCACTGCCGCGAAGCGGCAAGTGAACTCGCCAAAAAGGGGATTCAAGTTGAACTCATCGATCTTCGAACCATTAAACCACTAGATCTGCCTACTATTGCAGCCTCTGTTAAGAAGACTCATTTTTGTGTCCTCGTTGAAGAAGGACATATTTTTACTGGAATTTCAGCAGAGGTTGGGTTTCAGATTCAAGAGCACTGCTTTGATTTTCTCGATGCACCGATCCATCGGGTGTGCCAGCGAGAAACACCACTTCCTTATGCAAAAAATTTGGAACATGCAACGCAGCCTAATAAGGAGCGTATTCTAGACGCCATCTTGCAGACACTACATCTAAGGAGTTAA